The nucleotide window CGGAGCTCGAGCAGCTTCCGCAAAAGCCGGACCAGGTCTTCAGCATCGCCCGTCGCGCGCAGCAGTTGCAGGTGCAGCTTAGCTTCGTGATGGAAGACGAGAATCCCAACACAGTGTTCTGGATCGAGCGCCGAGGTTTTCGCGGAACCGTTCGCTCCCGCCGATCCTCGGACGAAGGCCATGCCGGCGGCCGCACCAACGTCTTTCTGCAGGCCACGCCGATTGAAGTCGGGCCTATCCTGCGTGAGTGCCTGTGGTCGCAGATGGAGACTGCTGTCCTTACCTCGGCCACGCTCGCCGTCGGCGGGGGATTTGAATACATCCGGCAACGTCTCGGGCTGGACCATGCGCGCGAGTTGGTCGTACCGTCGCACTACGATTATCAGAGCCAGGTCATTTTTTATGTGCCGCCCGACCTGCCTGATCCGCGCACGCCGCAATTTGTCACGCAAGCGTCGGACCGCGTGAAGCGCCTGCTGGAAATCACGCGCGGGCGGGCATTCGTCCTCTTCACCAGCTACGCGCAGATGAACGAAATTTACGACCGCCTGCTGGGGGTGTTGGACTTCCCCCTACTGAGGCAAGGCGATGCGCCGAAGTCCGCGCTGCTCGAGGAGTTCCGCATCACGCCGCACGCCGTCCTGTTTGGCACGTCATCCTTCTGGCAAGGCGTTGACGTGCAAGGCGAGCAACTGAGTTGCGTCATCATCGACCGTTTGCCCTTCGCGGTGCCAAGCGATCCGGTGGTCGCGGCGCGAGTAAAAGCCATCGACGCCGGCGGCGGCAACGCGTTTTTCGACTACCAGGTGCCGAGCGCGGTGATTACGCTGAAACAAGGCTTTGGAAGGTTGATCCGCTCTCTCCACGATCGCGGACTGCTGGCACTACTCGATAACCGCATCCTGAAAAAGCAATATGGGAAAGTGTTTGTAGAGAGTCTGCCGAGTTACAGCCGGACAACTGACTTGCGGAAAGTGGAAGAATTCTTCGGTGCGGATTCCTAACCGGACTACCTGAGAGTGGAAAAGGGAACGGCTTCAGCTCCTGAAGTCATAACAGTGGCTGAAGCCGTCAACATTTATCGTTTGGTCGCAGCGGTGAACCGCTGCGCCGCCCAAAAGCCGGTGACAAGCCTACTCTGCGGCTTCTTTCCCGATCACAACTTTCAGGTGCGTGGTCACGTCCTTGTGCAGTTTGATCGGAATGGTGAATTCACCAACCGTCTTCAACGGTTCGTGCACTTGGATCTTGCGACGGTCGATGTGGAAGCTCTTCTTCTCCAGCGCGTCCGCGATGTCTCCCGACGTGACCGACCCGAAGAGTTGATCATTCTCGCCCGACTTGCGCGTGAACGAAACCTCGAGCCCGTCAAACTGCTTGGCGAGTGATTCGGCCTCTGATTTTTCCTTAGCCGAGCGGCGCACAGCAGCAGCCTTCATCTGGGCGATGACTGCCTTGTTGGCGGCGTTCGCTTCGATCGCCAGCTTGTGCGGAAGCAGAAAATTCCGTCCATAACCTTCGGCGACCTTGATTACGTCGCCGCGATTGCCCAGCTTGGGCACGTCTTCTTTCAGGATGACTTCCATGAATGACTCCGTAACTCGTCGTTAGTCGTTCGTCCTTCGTCGTTCGCAATTCGCCGGGCCCAGGTTCAACCGCGCTGCGCGGCTTTTGCGAAGGACCAACGACGAACGGCCAACGACGTTCTTGAAATTACTGTGCGCGTCCTGCAAATGGCAGCAGCGCGATATTGCGAGCCTGCTTGATGGCGGCGGACAGCCTGCGCTGGTGCCGCGTACAAACGCCCGTCAGGCGGCGCGGAACAATCTTTCCGCTCTCGGCAACAAACCCTGCCAGTAGCCGGACGTCCTTGTAGTTGATCGATTCAATCTTCTCGGTGCAGAACTTGCAGACCTTCTTGCGCCGAAAATACTTGCGACCGCCTTCGCGAGAACCGCCGGGACCGCCGCCCGGACGCGGGCCACGCGGACCGCCACGATCCGGCCGATCGCCGCCGCTTCGTTCCGGGCGCGAATCGCTTGATGGTGCTTTCGTTTCCTCTGCCATAGTGCTCCTTAAACTTGATTGTCTTTGGGGTGGCGCAACGCTTCAACGCTGCGAACAGTCCCTCACTCGTGAACTGCCTAAACCGCCGCTGGCGCAGGTTCCGTGCCCGCTTCTGGTGCAGGCGGCGCTGGAGCCGCCGCGGGAACCGGGGGCGCCGCGCTGGCTTTCTTCTTCGAATCCCGAAGCTTCTTGACCTTGTCCAGGCGCTTCAATTCTTCGTCGGTGCGAACCGTCAGGAACTTGATCACGGGTTCTGTTACGCGCAGGCGCCGTTCCAGTTCGTGAACCATCGCACCCGTGCCTTCCAGCAACAGCAGGACGAAAATTCCGTCGTTGAACCGCCGCACGCTGTAGGCCAGCCGACGCTTGCCCCAGACTTCGCTCTTCATCGTCCCGTGTGCCGAAGCAACCGACGCTTCCAATGTGGAAAGGAGCTTGTTCAGGTCGTCTTCCACCATGTCAGGACGAACAATAAACATCAGTTCATAAGTACGATTCATTCGTTGTCTCCAAACTTTCGGACTGCCAACCGCAACTTACTCGGGCGAATCCGGCTTGCGATTGAATTTGTTCATCGCTGCCGCTGGCCCGTCTTTCAAAATCATCTCGACTGCATTCGCGGCCGAGTCCAGTATTTCGTCGACCACTTTCAATTGCGCCTTGCGAAACGGTGTCAGTACAAATTTCACCGAGTCTGAAATCTTCTTCTCCGGCGCAATCCCCAACCGAATCCTCAGAAACTCGTCGGTGCCTAAAGCACCCAGGATCGACTCGATCCCGTTATGCCCCGCCGAGCTGCCCCGCTGGCGAACTCGCATCGTGCCCAGCGGAAAATCCAGTTCGTCGTAAATTACGATCAGGTCTGACTTCACGTCCGCCTG belongs to Acidobacteriota bacterium and includes:
- a CDS encoding 50S ribosomal protein L9, whose product is MEVILKEDVPKLGNRGDVIKVAEGYGRNFLLPHKLAIEANAANKAVIAQMKAAAVRRSAKEKSEAESLAKQFDGLEVSFTRKSGENDQLFGSVTSGDIADALEKKSFHIDRRKIQVHEPLKTVGEFTIPIKLHKDVTTHLKVVIGKEAAE
- a CDS encoding aminoacyl-tRNA hydrolase, translated to MKLIIGLGNPGIEYQFTPHNLGFLAIDRIAANLGVEIRNRQCRALTARAEIAGQAVLLAKPETFMNLSGLSVSELAAEYQADVKSDLIVIYDELDFPLGTMRVRQRGSSAGHNGIESILGALGTDEFLRIRLGIAPEKKISDSVKFVLTPFRKAQLKVVDEILDSAANAVEMILKDGPAAAMNKFNRKPDSPE
- a CDS encoding 30S ribosomal protein S18 — encoded protein: MAEETKAPSSDSRPERSGGDRPDRGGPRGPRPGGGPGGSREGGRKYFRRKKVCKFCTEKIESINYKDVRLLAGFVAESGKIVPRRLTGVCTRHQRRLSAAIKQARNIALLPFAGRAQ
- a CDS encoding ATP-dependent DNA helicase; translated protein: MAQSVEEAIAEKRHLIVEAGTGTGKTLAYLLPVLRSGKRVIISTGTKNLQEQLFQKDVPFLERALFGDGSGKLNVCYMKGRNNYLCRKKLYDQTNEPILSGLEEIEQFGAIAAWEKTTSTGDKSELAELPEASPLWHKLDARADTCTGQKCTEFERCFITEMRRRAAESDIVIVNHHLFFADLAIKLEADKAPDAGILPDCGVVIFDEAHELEEVAGNYFGISVSNTRMDELARDLESLLQREKLYTAGVSGAIKALRERSQLFFSLMPAGDGRFAFDARREFLEENGEEYDALNNALRRIGAELEQLPQKPDQVFSIARRAQQLQVQLSFVMEDENPNTVFWIERRGFRGTVRSRRSSDEGHAGGRTNVFLQATPIEVGPILRECLWSQMETAVLTSATLAVGGGFEYIRQRLGLDHARELVVPSHYDYQSQVIFYVPPDLPDPRTPQFVTQASDRVKRLLEITRGRAFVLFTSYAQMNEIYDRLLGVLDFPLLRQGDAPKSALLEEFRITPHAVLFGTSSFWQGVDVQGEQLSCVIIDRLPFAVPSDPVVAARVKAIDAGGGNAFFDYQVPSAVITLKQGFGRLIRSLHDRGLLALLDNRILKKQYGKVFVESLPSYSRTTDLRKVEEFFGADS
- the rpsF gene encoding 30S ribosomal protein S6 yields the protein MNRTYELMFIVRPDMVEDDLNKLLSTLEASVASAHGTMKSEVWGKRRLAYSVRRFNDGIFVLLLLEGTGAMVHELERRLRVTEPVIKFLTVRTDEELKRLDKVKKLRDSKKKASAAPPVPAAAPAPPAPEAGTEPAPAAV